The following proteins come from a genomic window of Bacillus sp. Marseille-P3661:
- a CDS encoding tripartite tricarboxylate transporter permease, translated as MVESIIQAWILAFDIEVLMFILIGAMLGLLVGVFPGLGGTFLLAVLLPFTYNLSLENAIGLLIGAQSVTATGGSISAILIGVPGTPTNLATVFDGYPMARKGLANQALAASLVSSVLGGLIGAICLAILIPFIAPVVLAFGPAEFFSLALIGLILLSSMGEENTLKSVVAGLLGILLSFVGLELSSGVTRYTFGFTYLLDGINMIPVFLGFFAIAEMLHLSFGKGSKINQNEDITVGKITLRNIMQVLKHKLLILRSALIGVFIGIIPGVGGELANVLSYGLATKSKKRNADDASFGKGRIEGVIAPESANNAKEGGALATTMLFGIPGSSSMAILIVALYILGITPGKEMVSTNLHITYLMVFVVVIANILAAAVAFGLSKYLAKITDIDISIIIPVIISVALFGGYMVHQNITDVFATALFGLIGFLFMKFGFSRITFVIGFVLGDIIEKNLLLAHSLYGSSMISRPITLILIMICILMIFYPYVKRFLPKWNK; from the coding sequence TTGGTTGAATCCATAATCCAAGCATGGATATTAGCGTTCGATATTGAAGTTTTAATGTTCATTCTTATTGGTGCAATGTTGGGTTTATTAGTTGGGGTCTTTCCAGGTCTAGGTGGAACATTTCTATTAGCGGTTTTATTGCCTTTTACGTACAATTTGTCATTAGAGAATGCAATCGGATTATTAATAGGGGCACAAAGCGTAACAGCAACAGGAGGTTCTATTAGTGCCATATTAATTGGAGTTCCAGGAACGCCAACTAATTTAGCTACAGTTTTTGATGGGTACCCAATGGCCAGAAAAGGTCTGGCCAATCAAGCGCTTGCAGCATCTTTGGTAAGTAGTGTGTTAGGTGGTTTAATAGGGGCAATCTGTTTGGCGATATTAATACCATTTATAGCACCTGTTGTTTTAGCTTTTGGTCCAGCGGAGTTCTTTTCCCTAGCCTTGATTGGGTTAATTCTTTTGTCTTCAATGGGGGAAGAAAACACGCTAAAATCAGTGGTAGCAGGTTTGTTAGGGATTTTACTATCCTTTGTTGGGCTGGAATTAAGCTCTGGTGTAACTAGGTATACATTTGGGTTCACATATTTACTTGATGGTATTAATATGATTCCAGTATTTTTAGGTTTTTTTGCAATAGCTGAGATGCTGCATTTGTCATTTGGAAAAGGATCTAAAATCAATCAGAATGAAGATATTACAGTTGGAAAAATTACATTACGAAATATTATGCAAGTTTTGAAACACAAACTTTTAATTCTCCGTTCGGCTTTAATTGGGGTTTTTATAGGAATTATTCCTGGAGTTGGCGGAGAATTAGCTAACGTTTTATCATATGGGTTAGCTACAAAAAGTAAAAAAAGAAATGCAGATGATGCAAGTTTTGGAAAAGGTAGAATTGAAGGGGTAATTGCGCCGGAATCAGCCAATAATGCCAAAGAGGGTGGCGCTTTAGCTACAACTATGTTGTTTGGAATTCCAGGTAGTTCCAGTATGGCTATACTAATTGTAGCTCTGTATATCTTAGGGATTACACCTGGAAAAGAGATGGTAAGCACCAACTTACACATTACTTATCTGATGGTATTTGTTGTTGTAATTGCAAATATTTTAGCAGCTGCAGTTGCATTTGGTCTATCTAAGTATCTAGCGAAAATTACAGATATAGATATATCAATAATTATCCCAGTTATTATATCTGTAGCCCTTTTTGGAGGGTATATGGTTCACCAGAATATTACAGATGTTTTTGCAACAGCACTTTTCGGTTTGATAGGCTTTCTATTTATGAAATTTGGGTTTTCGCGAATCACTTTCGTAATTGGATTTGTATTGGGTGACATTATTGAGAAAAATTTATTGCTAGCTCATTCCCTTTACGGATCATCAATGATTAGTAGACCAATTACATTAATATTAATCATGATTTGTATTCTAATGATTTTTTACCCCTATGTTAAAAGATTTCTACCAAAATGGAATAAGTAA
- a CDS encoding tripartite tricarboxylate transporter TctB family protein: MGKLLFNIVLFLVLIMFIIMALDFPKEARMLPLIFAIPAVILQLLIIITEIRKTKLNQDKDNSEQEKQSPGGQRIISTFFWVMILPFILIFYLGLYIGIPLYLFFYMVLNGKRRLLISSSFLVGSFIVLWGFTQIFGIYLYEGPFFSITL, translated from the coding sequence ATGGGAAAACTTTTATTTAATATAGTACTTTTTCTAGTTCTGATCATGTTTATTATTATGGCCCTTGATTTTCCGAAGGAAGCGCGAATGTTACCATTGATTTTTGCTATCCCTGCAGTAATTTTGCAATTACTAATCATTATAACGGAAATTAGAAAAACGAAACTAAATCAAGATAAGGATAATTCAGAGCAAGAAAAGCAATCCCCAGGAGGACAGAGAATAATTAGTACCTTTTTTTGGGTTATGATTTTACCGTTTATTCTTATCTTCTATTTAGGCTTATATATTGGAATTCCACTATATTTATTTTTCTATATGGTTCTAAATGGTAAAAGAAGACTATTAATTTCATCATCATTCTTAGTAGGTAGTTTCATAGTACTTTGGGGATTTACACAAATTTTTGGTATATATCTTTATGAAGGTCCATTTTTTAGTATCACTTTATAA
- a CDS encoding Bug family tripartite tricarboxylate transporter substrate binding protein, which produces MKSKNLLISLIAIIGLILLLGACGAKKEETASTNSDTASSTPGTTEVANSANTSNSDSSTKENSNSAAEYFKGKTITFIVPFSNGGGYDTQARVVQNYLQEYTGATIIVKNQPGASGIVGSKLIYEAKPDGLTLGVLNGVAFAFGQLTNQPGLEGLDMTKYTYLGRFNAESQLLYTPTKSSIQSFDQLLAEKQQLKVATTGRASNGYLNSSAIMNAFDLPWELVTGFDGGNETQLAMERGDVQLQAESITGRIAEMRQGTARGLLVLGSERSEEFNDIPVVGEYYDQMDEDSKTLFNNLVDMYNIGRPIVGPPGLDPEKAEFLADAIDKALNNPEFKEEINKIYGPVGNEEAGEMTKIVERVINNEELKTSINSLFE; this is translated from the coding sequence ATGAAGTCTAAAAATCTCTTAATTTCATTAATTGCAATAATTGGTTTGATTTTATTACTAGGGGCTTGCGGTGCAAAAAAAGAAGAAACTGCGTCTACTAATAGTGATACTGCAAGCTCTACACCGGGAACTACAGAGGTTGCAAATTCAGCAAATACAAGTAACTCTGATAGTTCGACTAAAGAGAATAGTAATAGCGCTGCTGAATATTTTAAGGGGAAAACGATTACTTTTATCGTGCCTTTCTCAAATGGTGGCGGCTATGATACGCAAGCTAGGGTAGTTCAAAACTATTTGCAGGAATATACAGGGGCTACAATCATTGTGAAGAATCAACCAGGAGCATCAGGGATAGTAGGATCAAAATTAATTTATGAAGCCAAACCAGACGGTTTAACACTTGGTGTATTGAATGGAGTTGCATTTGCTTTTGGTCAATTAACAAACCAACCAGGACTAGAAGGCCTTGACATGACAAAGTATACGTATTTAGGAAGATTTAATGCAGAGTCTCAATTATTATATACACCTACAAAGAGCTCAATACAATCCTTTGATCAGTTGTTGGCAGAAAAGCAACAACTAAAGGTTGCCACAACGGGTCGAGCGTCGAATGGATATTTAAATTCATCTGCAATAATGAATGCTTTTGATTTGCCTTGGGAATTAGTAACCGGTTTTGATGGAGGTAACGAAACTCAACTTGCTATGGAACGTGGAGATGTACAATTGCAAGCAGAAAGTATCACCGGTCGAATTGCGGAAATGCGCCAAGGTACTGCAAGAGGGCTATTAGTATTAGGCAGCGAGAGAAGTGAAGAATTTAATGACATACCAGTTGTAGGTGAATATTATGATCAAATGGATGAAGATAGTAAGACTTTATTTAATAATTTAGTTGATATGTACAACATCGGCAGACCAATAGTAGGTCCTCCAGGATTAGACCCAGAAAAGGCGGAATTCTTGGCAGATGCTATCGACAAGGCTTTAAATAATCCTGAGTTTAAAGAGGAGATTAATAAGATTTATGGACCAGTAGGAAACGAAGAAGCTGGGGAAATGACAAAGATTGTGGAAAGAGTTATTAATAATGAAGAGTTGAAAACAAGTATAAATAGTTTGTTTGAGTAA
- a CDS encoding amidohydrolase family protein, with translation MTTQNSIGKEEFLANASREAERRGLYDFTIVDADCHHAETSCFPEIAKYVENPAIRRIMESNTHKAMNAFIPDMMGDRHVAGRLKRAVKESDNLYGIGSGSEALLAHLKHSMKAMAIDYSLLFPTPILALGMNPKVEVEAALAHAYDHWLVENILAVDKSVKALLYLPFNDPDMSLRIIEELGDKQGVVGFMTTSNRYTKIQENRQMKVYRALEERELVLGFHSNLNWRERIFEPLNSFLAAHALGFPVYNMVHMTNLVLNGIPERFPKLKFAFIEAGLSWLPFMMMRLDNEYMMRMSEAPLLKKKPSEYIKEFYFTTQPLEADNSYIQTIFEMVGTSQILYASDYPHWDFDLPSRVYDLPFLNEEQKRDILGRNAMKLFKI, from the coding sequence ATGACCACACAAAATTCGATCGGTAAAGAAGAATTTTTAGCAAATGCTTCAAGAGAAGCTGAACGACGGGGACTTTATGACTTTACTATAGTTGATGCTGATTGTCACCATGCTGAGACAAGTTGTTTCCCTGAGATCGCTAAATATGTTGAGAACCCAGCTATTCGGAGGATCATGGAGTCCAATACACATAAAGCTATGAACGCATTTATCCCTGATATGATGGGAGATAGACATGTAGCAGGTCGATTAAAACGGGCTGTAAAAGAATCTGACAATTTGTATGGTATCGGGTCAGGAAGTGAAGCGTTATTAGCGCACCTTAAACACTCTATGAAAGCCATGGCTATCGATTACTCCTTACTTTTTCCAACTCCTATCTTAGCCTTAGGAATGAATCCAAAAGTAGAAGTAGAGGCGGCTCTTGCACATGCTTATGATCATTGGCTTGTTGAAAATATTTTAGCAGTTGATAAATCAGTTAAAGCACTTCTTTATTTACCTTTTAATGATCCGGATATGAGTTTAAGAATTATTGAAGAACTTGGAGATAAGCAAGGTGTTGTGGGATTTATGACAACTTCTAACCGCTATACTAAGATTCAAGAAAATAGACAGATGAAGGTTTATCGAGCCCTCGAAGAGCGAGAACTTGTTCTTGGTTTTCATTCGAATCTAAATTGGCGTGAACGTATTTTTGAACCTCTTAATAGTTTTTTAGCTGCTCATGCATTAGGTTTTCCAGTGTATAACATGGTTCACATGACAAATCTTGTCTTAAATGGTATTCCAGAACGTTTCCCAAAATTAAAGTTTGCTTTTATTGAGGCTGGTTTATCCTGGTTACCTTTTATGATGATGCGATTAGACAATGAATATATGATGAGAATGTCTGAAGCCCCACTGCTAAAGAAAAAGCCAAGTGAATATATTAAGGAGTTTTATTTCACAACCCAACCATTAGAAGCGGATAACAGCTATATTCAAACCATTTTTGAAATGGTAGGAACATCACAAATTTTGTATGCATCAGATTATCCTCACTGGGATTTTGACCTACCAAGCAGGGTATATGATTTACCGTTTTTAAATGAAGAGCAAAAACGAGATATCCTTGGCAGAAATGCAATGAAATTATTCAAAATTTAA
- a CDS encoding Rieske (2Fe-2S) protein, translating into MGKMYFVAQAKDISPEQGVTIRTDNDTEIGIYKVKDHFVAYESRCPHQGGPICQGVVLGRYEQVLADDKTLVEERFSEDETHVVCPWHGWEFDLSTGECAADRKFRLRSYQVEVRGEDVYVHVKE; encoded by the coding sequence ATGGGAAAAATGTACTTTGTTGCCCAGGCTAAAGATATTTCCCCAGAACAGGGTGTTACTATCAGGACTGATAATGACACGGAGATAGGTATTTATAAGGTGAAAGATCATTTCGTAGCGTATGAAAGTAGATGCCCACACCAAGGCGGTCCAATTTGTCAAGGTGTAGTGTTGGGCAGATATGAACAGGTCCTAGCAGATGATAAAACCTTAGTAGAGGAACGCTTTTCAGAAGATGAAACACATGTAGTATGTCCTTGGCATGGGTGGGAATTTGATTTAAGCACAGGAGAATGTGCGGCAGATCGTAAATTCCGTCTTAGAAGCTATCAAGTCGAGGTTAGGGGTGAGGATGTATATGTCCATGTTAAAGAGTGA
- a CDS encoding IclR family transcriptional regulator, with protein MDDRKSKVQSVERTMKILECFTMEKPELTLSELTKKTGLNKSTIFRLLATLMDMNYIRQDSITQKYSLGFKFFHLGSVAVGNLELRSIALPFMRKLSEETSETISLNIADGNERVCIEIVESPLAIRNFSKVGQRNSLWVGASGKVLLAYLDESERKKIISYAESNNLLKKDAATLVQELEKILYKGYENSANERVEGSYAVVAPIFGYSGDLLGVITAACPVQRLSEERIPILIQQVVETASKISEEMGFIKS; from the coding sequence ATGGATGATAGAAAATCGAAAGTACAATCGGTTGAAAGAACGATGAAGATATTAGAATGCTTTACTATGGAAAAGCCAGAACTTACCTTAAGTGAATTGACAAAGAAAACGGGGTTAAATAAAAGTACCATTTTTCGATTATTGGCGACGTTGATGGATATGAATTACATTAGACAAGATTCAATCACCCAAAAATACAGCTTAGGCTTTAAATTTTTTCATCTTGGGTCAGTTGCAGTAGGAAACTTGGAGCTAAGGTCCATTGCGCTGCCATTTATGAGAAAGTTATCTGAAGAAACCTCAGAAACTATTAGTTTAAATATTGCAGATGGAAATGAGCGCGTCTGCATTGAAATTGTAGAGAGCCCATTAGCAATTCGAAATTTCAGTAAGGTTGGCCAAAGAAATAGTTTATGGGTGGGAGCTTCAGGTAAAGTGTTGCTTGCATACCTTGATGAAAGCGAAAGAAAGAAGATTATATCCTACGCAGAGAGCAATAATCTCTTAAAAAAAGATGCCGCTACGTTAGTGCAGGAACTTGAGAAAATTCTCTACAAAGGATATGAAAATAGTGCGAATGAACGCGTCGAGGGATCGTATGCAGTTGTGGCTCCAATTTTTGGGTATAGTGGAGATTTATTAGGGGTGATCACAGCGGCGTGCCCTGTACAGCGTTTAAGTGAAGAAAGAATTCCAATTTTAATTCAACAAGTTGTAGAAACAGCTAGTAAAATATCTGAAGAAATGGGCTTTATAAAATCATAA
- a CDS encoding IclR family transcriptional regulator has translation MRELNIEPIRAVERAIQILNCFSFEKPALTIEEIMDKTKLAKATTYRLLWTLERNDLIQYDQSSNLYRLGNKPLEYGGIVLENLDIRRESEPYLLDLYEQTGHSVILATPHDETIQYLLRFDSDEGLQPNNFVGRRRIIHNGALGIVLLAYMDGQFVEELLEHYPLEPLTPKTVTDSTHFIKRLKDIRKNGYFVDIDQTFMGYTAIAAPIFNEKKQGIASIGISGASYKMEGERREELVKLVIDISMKISKRMGYRFQEN, from the coding sequence ATGAGGGAATTAAACATAGAACCGATTAGAGCTGTAGAACGAGCTATTCAAATATTAAATTGTTTTAGTTTTGAAAAACCAGCATTAACAATTGAAGAAATAATGGATAAAACTAAATTAGCTAAAGCAACTACCTATCGATTATTATGGACTTTAGAAAGAAATGACTTGATTCAATATGATCAGTCTTCGAATCTTTATAGACTTGGAAATAAACCTCTAGAATACGGAGGAATAGTACTAGAAAACCTAGATATTCGCAGAGAATCTGAACCTTATCTTTTAGATCTATATGAACAGACTGGTCATTCTGTTATTCTTGCAACACCGCATGACGAAACGATTCAATATTTATTGCGTTTTGACAGTGATGAAGGACTGCAACCTAATAACTTCGTAGGCAGAAGGCGAATTATTCACAATGGTGCCTTAGGTATTGTTCTGTTAGCTTATATGGATGGACAATTTGTAGAAGAGTTGCTTGAACATTATCCATTAGAACCGCTAACTCCAAAGACAGTAACTGACTCTACCCACTTTATAAAACGTTTAAAAGACATTCGAAAAAATGGTTATTTTGTTGATATTGATCAAACATTTATGGGATATACTGCGATTGCAGCACCTATATTTAATGAAAAAAAGCAAGGCATTGCATCAATTGGCATATCTGGTGCTAGCTATAAAATGGAAGGAGAAAGACGTGAAGAATTAGTCAAGCTTGTCATTGACATATCGATGAAAATTTCAAAGCGGATGGGCTACCGTTTTCAAGAAAACTAA
- a CDS encoding DNA alkylation repair protein, producing the protein MSYTDYLSKLFEENGNVEQAFPMKKYMKDLFPFLGIKTPARNELLKEFYRISGLLKDPFQADFVLELWDKEEREYQYAALDYIKRSLKKLDKNHLSLMETLIMTKSWWDTVDMLAQHPVGKIASKFPEMIDEHIENWAYGKDMWLQRSAILFQLRYKEDTNELLLYRFIKLHAESKEFFIQKAMGWALREYSKTNSDSVKRFIETNQLPNLTIREGSKYLQ; encoded by the coding sequence ATGAGTTATACTGATTATTTAAGTAAATTATTTGAGGAAAATGGAAATGTAGAACAAGCTTTTCCAATGAAAAAATATATGAAAGATTTGTTCCCTTTTTTAGGAATTAAGACGCCTGCTAGAAATGAATTATTGAAGGAATTTTATCGAATTAGTGGTTTATTAAAAGATCCGTTTCAAGCTGATTTTGTTTTAGAATTATGGGACAAAGAAGAGAGGGAATACCAGTACGCAGCTCTAGACTATATTAAAAGATCTTTAAAGAAACTTGATAAAAATCACCTATCATTAATGGAGACCTTAATTATGACTAAATCGTGGTGGGATACAGTAGATATGCTGGCTCAACATCCCGTTGGTAAAATAGCTAGCAAATTTCCAGAAATGATAGACGAGCATATTGAAAACTGGGCTTATGGGAAAGACATGTGGCTGCAAAGATCAGCTATCTTGTTTCAATTAAGATATAAGGAAGATACAAATGAGTTATTATTGTATAGATTTATTAAATTGCATGCAGAAAGCAAGGAGTTTTTCATACAAAAAGCAATGGGATGGGCATTAAGAGAATACTCTAAAACGAATTCAGATTCAGTTAAACGATTTATCGAAACAAACCAATTGCCTAATTTAACGATTCGTGAAGGTAGTAAGTATCTCCAATAA
- a CDS encoding DUF2243 domain-containing protein: MTIKTKKRFINIGSFVLGFGFLGALDGIIFHQLLQWHSVIMATDRPGQIVSDGLFHLAVTVTLVVGGILLWLAGNPTTFSQGIKLLIGWFLIGGGAFNIIEGVINHHILQIHRVKPTDPNALAYDLAFLASGLLLILIGYLIKQNRKPQTTAVNS, translated from the coding sequence ATGACTATTAAAACTAAAAAAAGATTTATTAATATTGGAAGCTTTGTGTTAGGATTTGGATTTCTAGGTGCATTAGACGGCATTATCTTTCATCAGTTATTGCAATGGCATAGTGTGATCATGGCTACAGATCGTCCCGGCCAAATTGTTAGTGATGGCCTTTTCCACCTTGCAGTCACGGTTACGTTAGTTGTGGGAGGAATACTTTTGTGGCTAGCTGGAAATCCAACAACATTCTCACAAGGTATAAAATTGTTAATTGGTTGGTTTCTGATCGGCGGTGGTGCCTTCAATATAATAGAAGGTGTAATTAACCACCATATACTACAAATACACCGTGTAAAACCAACAGATCCCAATGCACTAGCATATGATTTGGCGTTCCTTGCATCTGGCTTGTTATTAATACTTATCGGTTATTTAATAAAACAAAACAGAAAACCACAAACAACAGCTGTTAACTCATAA
- a CDS encoding IS110 family transposase, with translation MNYTQNHKISQITPSTLVIGIDVAKEKHVARAQDDRGLEFGKRLIFQNRFHGFELLLEWAHRHAKENSKDHIIFGVEPTGHFWLNLAYYLTAKGYDIVLVNPMHVKKSKELDDNSPTKNDTKDAKVIAQLIKDGRYSVPNLLDGIYAELREGVKIRDQLIQQLMITEGRIQNMIDRYFPEFFDVFGDWEGKAALCTLKLFPFPSQIVEMTPEEILQEWKPFVQRGVGIKRATKLVEAARKSIGLTIGTQFAQREMDNLLEQLELFRKQLEDLDQELEGIVRTIPGANEMIDITGLGVATVTTFLSEIGDLKNYKHPQQLVNLAGLSLRENSSGKHKGKTTITKRGRSKLRRALYMAIRPLVAHNPTFKALHHYYTKRPDRPLKKQQSLIALCCKLLRVIFVIGHKQCQFDGSKLLQGIPQENLLQVA, from the coding sequence ATGAATTATACACAAAATCACAAAATCTCTCAAATCACACCTTCAACTTTAGTTATTGGCATTGATGTTGCAAAAGAAAAGCACGTAGCACGCGCACAAGACGACAGAGGCTTAGAATTCGGAAAACGTCTGATTTTCCAAAACAGATTTCATGGCTTTGAGCTATTACTTGAATGGGCTCACCGCCACGCAAAAGAAAATTCTAAAGATCATATCATTTTTGGTGTAGAACCAACAGGTCATTTTTGGCTGAATCTAGCTTATTATTTGACTGCAAAGGGCTATGACATTGTATTAGTCAACCCAATGCATGTTAAGAAAAGCAAAGAACTTGATGATAACTCACCCACGAAAAATGACACAAAAGATGCAAAAGTAATCGCACAGTTGATTAAAGATGGGCGATACTCTGTACCTAATCTCTTAGATGGCATCTATGCTGAACTTAGAGAAGGCGTCAAAATTAGAGATCAACTCATCCAACAATTAATGATTACAGAAGGGCGTATTCAAAATATGATTGATCGCTACTTTCCAGAATTCTTCGATGTCTTTGGAGACTGGGAAGGTAAAGCAGCTCTTTGTACATTAAAACTTTTCCCATTTCCATCACAAATCGTGGAGATGACACCTGAAGAGATACTTCAAGAATGGAAACCATTTGTTCAAAGAGGTGTTGGAATTAAACGGGCTACAAAGTTAGTAGAGGCTGCTCGTAAGAGCATTGGTTTAACTATTGGAACCCAATTTGCACAACGAGAGATGGATAATCTCCTTGAACAATTAGAGCTTTTCAGAAAGCAACTAGAAGACCTTGATCAAGAGTTAGAAGGTATTGTTAGAACGATACCTGGTGCAAATGAAATGATTGATATTACAGGACTTGGCGTAGCCACAGTCACTACTTTTTTATCTGAAATTGGGGATCTCAAAAATTATAAGCATCCCCAGCAGCTAGTTAACCTAGCAGGACTCTCCTTGCGAGAGAATAGTTCAGGGAAACACAAAGGAAAAACAACCATTACTAAACGAGGTCGAAGTAAACTACGAAGGGCTTTGTATATGGCTATACGTCCTCTGGTTGCACATAATCCAACGTTTAAAGCCCTGCATCATTATTACACAAAACGTCCTGATAGACCTTTAAAGAAACAGCAGTCTCTGATTGCCTTGTGTTGTAAATTATTACGAGTCATTTTTGTCATAGGACATAAACAATGTCAATTTGATGGTTCCAAGTTATTACAAGGGATACCTCAAGAAAACCTATTACAGGTTGCATAA
- a CDS encoding TRAP transporter large permease gives MGGLVTGFVYSLLAGVPIVFVLGISSLFFILFTGNLDWLLVIPQRMFTGIDNFVLMNVPFYILVGEIMNVSGVSQRLMMFLKLLLGHIKGSLAHVNVVSSVLFAGISGSAQADAAATGSVLYPAMKKEGYDKDYSAALIAASSTIGPIIPPSMIMIMYAVIANVSIIDLFLAGIIPGLLMAVFLMIVTAYHAKKNNEIPEGSITKPSLKEVLIGLKESLLVMVLPFIILGGILSGIFTATEAAAVAVAYGLFLSFFVYKSIKLKDLPVICARVSVLSGAVLLVAGTGNLFAWLLAVEQIPQFLANGILALSENPIIILLLINIFLLIIGTFLDTFPALIILTPVLLPIATSIGIDPVHFGIIMSINLAQGLITPPLGLALFVTSTVTKRPIEKIVRKMIPFLVANIIVLLIISYVPSLSMFIPNLFK, from the coding sequence ATGGGTGGTCTAGTGACAGGCTTTGTCTATTCTCTTTTAGCAGGTGTGCCAATCGTTTTCGTATTAGGAATTAGTTCTCTTTTTTTTATATTATTTACTGGCAACTTAGATTGGCTTCTTGTAATTCCCCAACGAATGTTTACTGGTATAGATAATTTTGTATTAATGAATGTTCCTTTTTATATTTTAGTCGGAGAGATAATGAATGTTTCTGGTGTTTCACAGCGTTTGATGATGTTTTTAAAATTATTATTGGGTCATATAAAGGGTAGTTTGGCACACGTTAACGTAGTATCCAGTGTATTATTTGCTGGAATTAGTGGTTCTGCCCAAGCGGATGCAGCTGCTACGGGGAGTGTTTTGTATCCTGCAATGAAAAAAGAAGGCTATGATAAGGATTATAGTGCAGCTTTAATTGCAGCTTCATCTACTATAGGGCCGATTATCCCTCCAAGCATGATTATGATCATGTATGCTGTTATTGCAAATGTGTCAATTATTGACTTGTTTTTAGCTGGGATTATACCTGGTTTGTTAATGGCAGTTTTCTTAATGATTGTTACAGCCTATCATGCGAAGAAGAATAATGAAATACCTGAAGGCTCCATCACTAAACCTTCTCTAAAAGAAGTATTGATAGGTTTAAAAGAGTCACTACTTGTAATGGTATTGCCTTTTATTATCCTAGGTGGAATTTTATCAGGAATTTTTACTGCTACTGAAGCAGCAGCGGTTGCAGTGGCATATGGATTATTCTTGTCTTTTTTTGTTTATAAAAGTATTAAGTTAAAGGACCTGCCTGTTATTTGCGCGCGAGTAAGTGTTCTTTCAGGAGCAGTATTACTAGTGGCAGGCACCGGGAATTTATTTGCTTGGTTATTAGCGGTTGAACAAATTCCACAATTTCTAGCAAATGGAATATTAGCACTTTCTGAAAATCCTATAATAATACTTTTACTAATAAATATATTTTTATTGATTATCGGAACATTTTTAGATACTTTCCCTGCTTTAATAATACTAACTCCTGTATTACTACCTATTGCTACCTCAATTGGTATTGATCCAGTTCATTTTGGTATAATAATGAGTATTAATTTAGCACAAGGATTAATTACGCCACCTCTTGGATTGGCTCTTTTTGTAACTTCAACTGTAACCAAACGTCCAATTGAAAAGATTGTTCGAAAGATGATTCCTTTTTTGGTGGCAAACATTATAGTATTATTAATTATTTCTTATGTACCATCTCTTAGTATGTTTATACCAAATCTTTTCAAGTAA
- a CDS encoding TRAP transporter small permease: MKLVDLFLLKTLGYLLIIMTVTVIAQVFCRYVLNSSLVWSEELARYIMIWIGFLGAACGLPRGELASLTFIREKVPKMLQKLLIISCALLLLMFEGVLLFTGIKFILDNVEQVSPSLGLPMYVPYAAIPFSSILMIIYTIQVYSNELFKGKTNPEIINGGEDKKWVV; this comes from the coding sequence ATGAAACTTGTAGATCTTTTTTTATTAAAGACCCTTGGTTATTTGTTAATAATTATGACTGTAACTGTTATTGCCCAGGTTTTTTGTAGATATGTTTTAAACTCCTCGTTGGTATGGAGTGAGGAACTAGCAAGATATATTATGATTTGGATTGGATTCTTAGGTGCTGCATGCGGATTACCAAGAGGAGAATTAGCTAGTCTTACATTTATTAGAGAAAAAGTGCCTAAGATGCTACAAAAACTATTAATCATAAGTTGCGCGTTGCTTTTACTAATGTTTGAGGGTGTATTGTTGTTCACGGGAATTAAATTTATATTAGATAACGTAGAACAAGTTTCACCGTCTTTAGGTTTACCGATGTATGTTCCTTATGCAGCAATTCCTTTCAGCTCTATTTTAATGATTATTTATACAATACAAGTATATTCTAATGAATTATTTAAAGGAAAAACGAATCCAGAAATAATAAACGGGGGTGAGGATAAAAAATGGGTGGTCTAG